From a region of the Haematobia irritans isolate KBUSLIRL chromosome 4, ASM5000362v1, whole genome shotgun sequence genome:
- the LOC142235410 gene encoding uncharacterized protein LOC142235410: protein MAAPPPERTVLTRPFTTTGVDFAGPFDSKSFIGRACKITKGYVCVFVCFSTKTIHVEATSDLSTTTFLTAFHRFISRRGCPKTIFSDNCTNFVGASREMEKELRCVLKEARDKVCSAYQFQQLSWQFIPAVAPHMGGLWEAAVKSFKTHFRNYASEFKYTFEAFSTVLSRIEACLNSMPFCLMSENAQDLVARTPGHFLRDTEVGDLVVIRGEQLPPTSWKLGRVDDVQVVWMSTMENMREIVKTLPDYEDDDPMSDEER from the exons ATGGCGGCTCCCCCACCGGAGAGAACTGTACTTACCAGACCGTTTACTACGACTGGCGTTGATTTTGCGGGGCCTTTCGATAGTAAGTCATTTATAGGGCGCGCATGTAAGATAACAAAGGGTTATGTTTGCGTTTTTGTATGCTTTTCGACGAAGACAATACACGTGGAAGCCACATCAGACTTGTCTACCACAACGTTTCTGACTGCCTTTCACAGATTTATATCTCGGCGTGGTTGTCCCAAGACTATTTTTTCGGATAATTGTACGAATTTTGTAGGCGCTTCACGCGAAATGGAAAAAGAATTGAGATGTGTTCTTAAGGAGGCACGTGATAAGGTGTGTTCCGCATACCAGTTTCAGCAGCTTTCATGGCAGTTTATTCCTGCCGTGGCGCCACATATGGGTGGTCTCTGGGAAGCTGCTGTGAAAAGTTTCAAGACGCATTTTAGGAATTATGCATCAGAATTCAAATAtacatttgaagcgttttcGACTGTTCTTTCGAGAATTGAGGCTTGCTTGAATTCTATGCCGTTCTGTCTGATGAGTGAAAATGCTCAGGATTTGGTCGCGCGTACGCCTGGTCACTTTTTG CGTGATACCGAAGTAGGGGACTTGGTAGTAATTCGTGGTGAGCAATTGCCTCCTACATCGTGGAAGTTAGGTCGTGTGGATGATGTCCAGGTCGTGTGGATGAG TACAATGGAAAATATGAGGGAAATTGTTAAGACTCTCCCTGACTACGAAGATGACGACCCGATGTCCGACGAGGAAAGAtag